A genomic stretch from Deinococcus radiotolerans includes:
- a CDS encoding NERD domain-containing protein, with translation MFVGQSFLIGDVAEPIIPVLEAFLTSHPDAIALLEFTSPGLQRRQLDCALISAGGIDLIEVKNKHGVVTGTAAGEWLVRRGRFTDPVVNFKAGRAENPYQQAYNASRDLQAGLKRLGLGGNVRVTPMVWLPSADPSSSVAEDFNVGLLLGTEGFVDALKSAPRSHGGRWDGADPRVLPTRLGLQPMNLSFLRGRVVAAHDHQGVADVEVWAEVNEERHTTRTDEQGVYTLAVALGADVTVGFSPPERYVLPATASICADLRYVTVSEVRLADRFPRKTEEELRREVMREVESRVQQRLAATQAHWEQARAEIDLVVDDLTAQLRTAQLRLVDQERLLRDREAQLDQPRLPLPAQVRQAHSLRVVQEQRGQIDEALELLRVPPYAHQRDDVDHVLRLLSKLEWSARRELTDAAPELVPAVRLTTAPRAAPTLPADSPFVDVPFREVPDTPPVGIADVRAGRRIPWGPVMVAALLAAGAGGAMVAWMSQTRPASQTTTPAPVTLPAVTVPPAAGAASPETPVAAPAVVTPPSPSARPAAVPEVALPEVDAAPPTAAPSSAVAPREAPRTAPVETAAPVRPVSPPPVVQEEAAMPPSASSRQPTRPATAAPVSSPPPVSPPKPAPAAPPTPAPAARSSASSAPAAASPEPTADATDLPGEVVTPSSAAPAEFSPDEPLPGVPVE, from the coding sequence ATGTTTGTCGGTCAGAGCTTCCTGATCGGTGACGTGGCTGAGCCGATCATTCCTGTGCTTGAAGCGTTCCTGACCAGCCACCCTGACGCCATCGCGCTCCTTGAGTTCACGAGCCCGGGTCTCCAGCGGCGGCAACTGGACTGCGCATTGATCAGTGCCGGTGGGATCGATCTGATCGAGGTCAAGAACAAGCATGGGGTGGTGACAGGTACGGCGGCCGGCGAGTGGCTGGTCCGGCGTGGCCGCTTCACGGACCCTGTGGTCAACTTCAAAGCGGGCCGGGCCGAGAACCCGTATCAGCAGGCGTACAATGCGTCACGCGACCTCCAGGCGGGCCTGAAGCGGCTTGGGCTGGGCGGCAATGTCCGCGTGACGCCGATGGTGTGGCTGCCGAGTGCCGACCCGAGTTCCAGTGTGGCCGAAGACTTCAACGTGGGTCTGCTGCTCGGCACGGAAGGCTTCGTTGACGCCTTGAAATCGGCGCCGAGGAGTCACGGTGGGCGGTGGGACGGCGCCGATCCTCGTGTGCTTCCCACGCGGCTTGGCCTTCAGCCGATGAATCTCTCGTTCCTGCGGGGCCGGGTGGTCGCTGCCCATGACCACCAGGGCGTCGCTGACGTCGAGGTCTGGGCTGAGGTGAACGAGGAGCGTCATACCACCCGCACTGACGAGCAGGGGGTCTATACCCTGGCCGTGGCGCTGGGTGCAGACGTCACGGTCGGTTTCAGCCCACCGGAGCGGTACGTCCTGCCGGCAACCGCCTCGATCTGTGCGGACCTGCGCTACGTCACCGTGAGCGAGGTGCGTCTGGCGGACCGCTTTCCACGCAAGACCGAGGAGGAACTGCGCAGAGAGGTGATGCGTGAAGTCGAGTCGCGCGTCCAGCAGCGACTGGCAGCGACCCAGGCGCATTGGGAGCAGGCGCGGGCCGAGATTGACCTCGTCGTTGACGACCTGACCGCACAGTTGCGCACGGCGCAGCTGCGGCTGGTTGACCAGGAACGGCTCCTTCGAGACCGTGAGGCCCAGCTGGATCAGCCGCGCCTGCCTCTCCCCGCTCAGGTACGACAGGCCCATTCCCTGCGGGTCGTTCAGGAGCAGCGTGGGCAGATCGATGAGGCGCTGGAGTTGTTGCGGGTGCCTCCCTACGCCCATCAGCGTGACGATGTGGACCACGTCCTGCGGCTGCTGTCAAAGTTGGAGTGGAGTGCGCGCCGCGAACTGACGGACGCGGCGCCTGAACTGGTGCCAGCGGTCAGGCTCACGACGGCACCCCGCGCCGCGCCCACCTTACCGGCAGACTCTCCCTTTGTTGACGTGCCGTTCCGTGAGGTCCCGGACACGCCCCCAGTCGGCATTGCAGATGTTCGGGCAGGCCGCCGGATTCCTTGGGGCCCAGTGATGGTGGCTGCTCTTCTGGCCGCTGGCGCTGGAGGGGCCATGGTGGCCTGGATGAGCCAAACCCGCCCTGCCTCGCAGACCACCACCCCTGCCCCGGTCACCCTGCCGGCTGTGACGGTCCCCCCAGCGGCAGGGGCGGCATCTCCTGAAACACCGGTGGCCGCTCCGGCGGTGGTAACGCCACCATCACCTTCAGCCAGACCGGCGGCTGTGCCCGAGGTGGCCCTCCCGGAGGTGGACGCGGCGCCTCCCACGGCGGCACCCAGCTCAGCTGTGGCTCCAAGAGAGGCGCCCCGCACTGCACCAGTGGAAACTGCGGCTCCAGTTCGGCCAGTGTCGCCACCACCGGTCGTGCAGGAGGAAGCGGCCATGCCCCCATCCGCTTCCTCTCGGCAGCCCACCAGACCGGCCACTGCAGCTCCGGTCTCGTCACCGCCTCCCGTTTCCCCCCCAAAGCCCGCGCCAGCGGCGCCGCCCACCCCCGCCCCGGCGGCCCGGTCCAGCGCCAGCAGTGCGCCTGCGGCAGCCTCTCCCGAGCCAACCGCCGACGCCACCGACCTGCCGGGGGAAGTTGTGACGCCTTCTTCAGCTGCGCCCGCTGAATTTTCCCCCGATGAGCCCCTCCCTGGGGTCCCCGTAGAGTAG
- a CDS encoding GNAT family N-acetyltransferase produces MSLRPVTPADRDFLFQLYASTRADELALVPHWTDDQRHDFLTQQFAAQDHAYHAQRPGADYLIITLDDSPVGRFYRHEQGPEWRVMDITLLPQHRGGGLGGHILSHWLEEADRQGVPVTLHVEPFNPALRLYTRLGFLPVEERGVYWFMRRPVHTLLPG; encoded by the coding sequence GTGTCCCTGCGTCCAGTCACGCCAGCCGACCGTGATTTTCTGTTCCAGCTGTACGCGAGCACCCGGGCGGATGAACTCGCGCTTGTGCCCCACTGGACGGATGATCAGCGGCACGACTTCCTGACCCAGCAGTTCGCGGCGCAGGACCACGCCTACCACGCGCAGCGGCCCGGCGCGGACTACCTGATCATCACCCTGGATGACAGTCCTGTCGGCCGCTTCTACCGCCACGAGCAGGGACCCGAGTGGCGCGTGATGGATATCACCCTGCTGCCCCAGCACCGGGGCGGCGGGCTGGGCGGGCACATCCTGAGCCACTGGCTCGAAGAGGCCGACCGGCAGGGCGTGCCCGTCACCCTGCACGTGGAGCCTTTCAACCCGGCCCTGCGACTGTACACGCGCCTGGGATTCCTGCCCGTTGAGGAGCGGGGCGTGTACTGGTTCATGCGGCGCCCCGTTCACACGCTGTTACCCGGTTAA
- a CDS encoding phage tail protein, with product MAEPFLGEIRLMSFVFAPKGWAPCNGQLLPINQNQALFSLLGTTYGGDGRVNFALPDYRGRVPIHQGAGHLPGERGGEQAHTLSVSEMPTHMHTLTGLSAPATLPNTTGNFLATATGEIYGDVGAAVALGASTVSTAGGSQPHSNMQPYLTLSFCIALQGIFPSQT from the coding sequence ATGGCCGAACCGTTTCTAGGTGAAATTCGTCTGATGTCCTTCGTCTTCGCCCCCAAAGGCTGGGCCCCGTGCAATGGCCAGCTGCTGCCCATCAATCAGAATCAGGCGCTGTTCTCCCTGCTGGGCACCACGTACGGCGGGGACGGCCGGGTCAACTTCGCGCTGCCCGACTACCGGGGGCGTGTCCCCATCCACCAGGGCGCCGGGCACCTCCCGGGGGAACGGGGCGGCGAGCAGGCGCACACCCTGTCCGTCTCTGAAATGCCCACGCACATGCACACCCTGACCGGCCTGTCCGCTCCCGCCACCCTGCCGAACACCACCGGGAACTTCCTGGCCACCGCCACAGGAGAAATCTACGGGGACGTTGGCGCTGCCGTCGCCCTGGGGGCATCCACGGTCTCCACGGCGGGCGGCTCGCAACCGCACAGCAACATGCAGCCCTACCTGACCCTGTCGTTCTGCATCGCCCTGCAGGGCATCTTCCCCTCCCAGACCTAA
- a CDS encoding phage tail protein — protein MSDPFVAEIRIFPFNFPPRGWALCNGQLLPISQNTALFSLLGTTYGGDGKSTFALPDLQGCAPMHPGQGPGLSQHDLGETDGAETVTLLESEIPAHTHTLMAQINPANSKDPNGNVLARPVGGTTYAAPNAGPPINLSPSALAPAGGSQPHNNMQPYLTANFCIALQGVFPPRS, from the coding sequence ATGTCTGACCCCTTCGTGGCTGAAATCCGCATCTTCCCCTTCAACTTCCCCCCCAGAGGCTGGGCCCTGTGCAACGGCCAGCTCCTGCCCATCTCGCAGAACACCGCCCTGTTCTCTCTGCTGGGAACCACCTACGGCGGTGACGGCAAGAGCACCTTCGCCCTGCCGGACCTGCAGGGCTGCGCGCCCATGCACCCCGGCCAGGGCCCTGGCCTGTCCCAGCACGACCTGGGCGAGACGGACGGTGCGGAAACCGTCACCCTCCTGGAAAGCGAGATCCCGGCGCACACGCACACCCTGATGGCACAGATCAATCCGGCCAACAGCAAGGACCCGAACGGGAACGTTCTCGCCCGGCCAGTGGGCGGCACCACGTACGCCGCGCCGAACGCAGGCCCGCCGATCAACCTGTCCCCGTCAGCCCTCGCGCCGGCAGGCGGGAGCCAGCCGCACAACAACATGCAGCCGTACCTGACCGCGAACTTCTGCATTGCCCTGCAGGGCGTCTTCCCACCCCGGTCCTGA
- the tmk gene encoding dTMP kinase encodes MHPGLFISFEGPEGAGKSTQLTRLAARLQEHGTPHQLTREPGGTPLGSRVRDVLLDPDLSIDPLPEFLLYSASRAQLVSNVIRPALARGEVVVCDRYADSSLAYQGAGRGLPVNLLREITLAATDGLTPDLTVLLDLDPAVGLDRAARRGQPDRLERADLDFHRRVRAGFLHLAEQTPARFLVLDATRSVDALAGEIWAAAAARLP; translated from the coding sequence CTGCACCCGGGCCTGTTCATCAGCTTCGAGGGCCCCGAGGGCGCGGGGAAGAGCACGCAGCTGACCCGCCTGGCCGCTCGCCTGCAAGAGCACGGTACGCCGCACCAGCTGACCCGCGAACCCGGCGGCACGCCCCTGGGTTCACGCGTGCGTGACGTCCTGCTTGACCCAGACCTGAGCATCGACCCGCTGCCCGAATTCCTGCTGTACTCCGCCAGCCGCGCCCAGCTGGTCTCGAACGTGATCCGGCCCGCCCTGGCGCGCGGCGAGGTGGTCGTGTGCGACCGGTACGCGGATTCCAGCCTCGCGTATCAGGGCGCCGGACGCGGCCTGCCCGTGAACCTCCTGCGGGAGATCACGCTGGCCGCCACGGACGGCCTCACACCGGACCTGACCGTGCTGCTGGACCTCGACCCGGCCGTGGGGCTCGACCGCGCGGCGCGGCGTGGACAACCCGACCGTCTGGAGCGCGCTGACCTGGACTTCCACCGCCGCGTGCGCGCCGGCTTCTTACACCTGGCCGAGCAGACCCCCGCACGCTTCTTGGTGCTGGACGCCACGCGCTCCGTGGACGCGCTGGCCGGGGAGATCTGGGCAGCAGCGGCGGCGCGCCTGCCCTGA
- a CDS encoding beta strand repeat-containing protein, translating into MNTTDRTRRRPPLMILLGLSLLLGCARTAAPLPGGAAGPAPTAPTAPSAPTAPTPGLGSTLGLMEIKFERIGADGMTATARAVPHTLAGQALTTTGGVQMELASRGSFVTGTRGAGGYRHLYATFRVRNASSSGVAATQARSNLTFVAASTPSTVGETPLSTFTKFDGSAASAATAPTITPTHGMLPDPLTGGARLMPGGEDLQFFTEQEVDPLRFTTPTTPAALGVTRLFPYGFVVRNATTPGSRALSANPGVNQFDGLVTFAVKVPLQSSAADDPFSFSMLFEAMDDSVTRVSESAEEQALGTQAAARAATLNATEVAALCGTSISSPSLKFIPSVTTAGNSARLAKLGGDFIITEYGAPARAAVGNTTTVIPASQGPLTRVQAVPTQGQPAPTLTATTTPTSARGGNVTASADGSLTFNPKAGDGNVTDTISSSVSDGSCSTPTGVLKNTVNIGQRVWYVNNASAVTPDGRQSSPFTTLLAAQNASSAGDILYVYRGDGTTTGQNAGVTLKANQKLIGQGVPLTVSGIAVEPAGQTPSIGQSSGAAVTLPADATSVSEISGLTISSGAQGVTGTGFGTLTVSNLSVSATGGPALNLSSGTVNGTLSTLSSSGSATSGLNFSSVNGTLTGTGGTVTGAAGAAVSVSGGALNLTYGGSVTKASAGALLSVSGGHTGTLNLSGSLNASNGTGLQFDNADGTYTASTATLNGGDAGIDILNNSAGTFSFGSGVNVTNPSGDAFTVTDSTPTVTMLGAVSKASAGRAVNITNMASGTVTFGAGGTAGSATPTLSASAGDGILLSNMDGTVNFTGTTTLGGTSGGIDILNGSAGTILFADTSSVTGSVAADPALLVDSGTPTVTYRGSLTHNTGRVITAQSLTGGSVTLNGAVTSGTSGAPTGQGVLIQNNTAGAVSFLGTKTFYTGPNPAVTISTATGSGPTVSFPNGGLAITTTTGTGLSATGSGTLTVGGTTNTISSGLGGALNVQNTTIGAGGLNFRQINANGGTYGVRLVNTGAAAGLTVSGAGTAGSGGTIQNTSTAGVSVTNGSNLNLSWMNFTNATSVDGGGAGVCDGSTNAGCNAPVNLSAVTGVTLDRLAINGSAEEGINGRNIRNFTLSNSTVTNAGDAIHEYGVNLFELLGTNAITGTTVTGAANHGVFVRVSSATTAAPGTPDKLQITGSTFMNPGRTVNLPSDGVTVSLRNTANFQTVVQSSSFTQATATSGTDGIQVDAGDTSVSDVSITDSTFTGWNQSAINLSGSQTSRTRFNVTANRSVSGGAGMGINVFSGNDADLTGTIANNPITTPDPSNNGYGIALAVEDSGHITADLNSNNVTNYAFGLGGYTRSVNLGELDATIRNNTVTAGGNFAFAGLFIENANGNNQGNRVCLNLTNNNISMGTNPAAVIDYSLGSYQGSTFQLQGLTGVGTSSTNVQNFVSSRDIGGASVDVTAGTTVNFVNATCLVP; encoded by the coding sequence ATGAACACCACTGACCGCACGCGGCGCCGCCCGCCCCTGATGATCCTGCTGGGCCTCAGCCTCCTGCTGGGCTGCGCGCGCACGGCCGCGCCCCTGCCAGGCGGCGCGGCCGGCCCTGCCCCCACCGCGCCCACGGCCCCCTCCGCCCCTACGGCGCCTACCCCTGGCCTGGGGTCCACGCTGGGCCTCATGGAAATCAAGTTCGAGCGGATTGGCGCGGACGGCATGACCGCCACCGCCCGCGCCGTGCCCCACACGCTGGCCGGTCAGGCCCTGACGACCACCGGGGGCGTTCAGATGGAACTGGCGTCCCGGGGATCGTTCGTGACCGGCACGCGCGGCGCGGGCGGGTACCGGCACCTGTACGCGACCTTCCGGGTCCGCAACGCCAGCAGCAGCGGCGTCGCCGCCACGCAGGCGCGGTCAAACCTGACCTTCGTGGCGGCCAGCACGCCATCCACGGTCGGGGAAACCCCGCTGAGCACCTTCACGAAGTTTGACGGCTCCGCAGCCAGCGCCGCGACCGCCCCCACCATCACGCCCACGCACGGCATGCTGCCCGATCCCCTCACGGGCGGGGCGCGCCTGATGCCCGGCGGGGAGGACCTGCAGTTCTTCACGGAGCAGGAGGTGGACCCCCTGCGCTTCACGACGCCCACGACCCCCGCCGCCCTGGGCGTGACCCGCCTGTTCCCGTACGGTTTCGTGGTGCGCAACGCCACCACGCCCGGCAGCCGCGCCCTGAGCGCCAACCCGGGGGTCAATCAGTTCGACGGGCTCGTGACCTTCGCCGTGAAGGTGCCGCTTCAGAGCAGCGCAGCGGACGATCCGTTCTCGTTCAGCATGCTGTTCGAGGCGATGGACGACTCGGTCACCCGCGTCTCCGAGAGCGCCGAGGAGCAGGCCCTGGGAACCCAGGCGGCGGCGCGAGCCGCCACGCTGAACGCCACCGAGGTCGCTGCCCTGTGCGGCACCTCCATCAGCAGCCCCAGCCTGAAGTTCATTCCGTCCGTCACGACCGCCGGAAACTCGGCGCGCCTGGCGAAACTCGGCGGGGATTTCATCATCACGGAGTACGGGGCGCCCGCCCGCGCGGCCGTGGGCAACACCACCACCGTCATTCCGGCCAGTCAGGGGCCACTGACGCGGGTGCAGGCAGTCCCCACCCAGGGTCAGCCGGCCCCCACGCTGACCGCCACGACCACCCCCACGAGCGCCCGGGGCGGGAACGTCACGGCCAGCGCGGACGGCAGCCTCACGTTCAACCCGAAAGCCGGGGACGGCAACGTCACGGACACCATCAGCAGCAGCGTGTCCGACGGCTCGTGCAGCACGCCCACGGGCGTGCTGAAGAACACGGTCAACATCGGCCAGCGGGTGTGGTACGTGAACAACGCCAGCGCCGTCACCCCTGACGGCCGTCAGTCCAGTCCATTCACGACGCTGCTGGCCGCGCAGAACGCCTCCAGCGCCGGGGACATCCTGTACGTCTACCGGGGCGACGGCACCACGACCGGCCAGAACGCGGGCGTCACCCTGAAAGCCAATCAGAAGCTCATCGGTCAGGGCGTGCCCCTGACCGTCAGCGGCATTGCGGTTGAACCGGCCGGGCAGACCCCCAGTATCGGGCAGTCGAGCGGCGCGGCCGTCACGCTGCCCGCAGACGCCACCAGCGTCTCGGAGATCAGTGGCCTGACCATCAGCAGCGGCGCGCAGGGCGTGACCGGCACGGGCTTCGGCACGCTGACCGTCTCGAACCTCTCCGTCTCCGCAACCGGCGGACCCGCCCTGAACCTGAGCAGCGGCACCGTGAACGGCACGCTGAGTACGCTCAGCAGTTCGGGCAGCGCGACCAGCGGCCTGAACTTCAGCAGCGTGAACGGCACCCTGACCGGCACGGGCGGCACCGTGACCGGCGCGGCGGGCGCCGCCGTGAGCGTCAGTGGCGGCGCCCTGAACCTCACCTACGGGGGCAGCGTCACGAAAGCCAGCGCCGGGGCGCTGCTCAGCGTCAGTGGCGGGCACACCGGCACCCTGAACCTCAGTGGTTCGCTGAACGCTTCGAACGGTACCGGACTCCAGTTCGACAACGCGGACGGCACCTACACCGCCAGCACGGCCACCCTGAACGGCGGAGACGCGGGCATTGACATCCTGAACAACTCGGCGGGCACCTTCTCGTTCGGCAGCGGCGTCAACGTCACCAACCCCTCCGGGGACGCGTTCACCGTGACGGACAGCACGCCCACCGTCACCATGCTCGGCGCGGTCAGCAAGGCCAGTGCCGGCCGGGCGGTGAACATCACGAATATGGCGTCCGGCACCGTGACCTTCGGCGCGGGCGGCACGGCCGGCAGCGCCACACCCACCCTGAGCGCCTCGGCCGGCGACGGCATCCTGCTGTCCAACATGGACGGCACGGTCAATTTCACCGGGACGACCACCCTGGGCGGCACCTCGGGCGGCATTGACATCCTGAACGGCTCGGCCGGCACGATCCTGTTCGCGGATACGTCCAGCGTCACCGGCAGCGTCGCGGCTGACCCGGCCCTGCTGGTGGATTCCGGCACCCCCACCGTCACGTACCGCGGCAGCCTGACCCACAACACGGGCCGCGTGATCACCGCGCAGAGCCTGACGGGCGGCTCGGTGACCCTGAACGGGGCCGTGACGAGCGGCACCTCGGGCGCGCCGACCGGACAGGGCGTGCTCATTCAGAACAACACGGCCGGGGCCGTCAGTTTCCTGGGCACCAAGACCTTCTACACGGGGCCCAACCCCGCCGTAACCATTAGCACCGCCACGGGGAGTGGCCCGACCGTGTCCTTCCCGAACGGCGGCCTGGCGATCACGACCACCACCGGTACCGGACTGAGCGCCACGGGCAGCGGGACCCTGACGGTCGGCGGCACCACCAACACCATCAGCAGTGGCCTGGGCGGCGCCCTGAACGTCCAGAACACCACCATCGGCGCGGGGGGCCTGAACTTCCGGCAGATCAACGCCAACGGCGGCACGTACGGCGTGCGGCTGGTCAACACCGGCGCTGCGGCAGGTCTGACGGTCAGCGGCGCGGGCACGGCAGGCTCCGGCGGCACCATCCAGAACACCAGCACGGCCGGTGTGAGCGTCACGAACGGCAGCAACCTGAACCTCAGCTGGATGAACTTCACGAACGCCACCAGCGTGGACGGCGGCGGCGCAGGCGTCTGCGACGGCTCGACCAACGCTGGCTGCAACGCCCCGGTGAACCTGTCCGCCGTCACGGGCGTCACGCTGGACCGCCTGGCCATCAACGGGTCCGCCGAGGAAGGCATCAACGGGCGGAACATCAGGAACTTCACGCTCAGCAACAGCACCGTCACCAATGCCGGGGACGCCATTCACGAGTACGGCGTGAACCTGTTTGAACTGCTCGGCACCAACGCCATCACGGGCACCACCGTCACGGGCGCCGCCAACCACGGCGTGTTCGTCCGCGTGAGCTCCGCCACGACCGCCGCGCCCGGCACGCCGGACAAACTGCAGATCACGGGCAGCACCTTCATGAACCCGGGCAGAACCGTCAACCTGCCCTCCGATGGTGTCACGGTGTCCCTACGGAATACCGCGAACTTCCAGACGGTCGTGCAGAGCAGCAGCTTCACGCAGGCCACCGCCACCAGCGGCACCGACGGCATCCAGGTGGACGCCGGGGACACCAGCGTTTCGGACGTGAGCATCACGGACAGCACCTTCACCGGGTGGAACCAGTCGGCGATCAACCTCTCGGGCTCGCAGACCTCGCGGACCAGATTCAACGTGACGGCCAACCGCAGCGTCTCGGGCGGGGCAGGCATGGGCATCAACGTGTTCTCCGGGAACGACGCCGACCTGACCGGCACCATTGCGAACAATCCCATCACCACCCCAGACCCGTCGAACAACGGGTACGGCATTGCGCTGGCCGTTGAGGACAGCGGGCACATCACCGCGGACCTGAACAGCAACAACGTCACCAACTACGCGTTCGGCCTGGGCGGCTACACCCGGTCCGTTAATCTGGGCGAACTGGACGCCACCATCAGAAACAACACGGTCACGGCCGGCGGGAACTTCGCCTTCGCGGGCCTGTTCATCGAGAATGCCAACGGCAACAATCAGGGCAACCGCGTGTGCCTGAATCTGACCAACAACAACATCTCCATGGGCACCAACCCAGCTGCCGTCATTGACTACTCCCTGGGCTCATACCAGGGCAGCACCTTCCAGTTGCAGGGCCTCACGGGCGTCGGCACCAGCTCGACGAACGTGCAGAACTTCGTGTCCAGCCGTGATATCGGCGGCGCCAGCGTCGACGTCACAGCCGGCACAACCGTCAACTTCGTGAACGCCACGTGCCTGGTGCCCTGA
- a CDS encoding phage tail protein, giving the protein MAQPYVGEVRMFAGNFAPAGWMFCEGQLVPISENETLFQLIGTTYGGDGQETFALPDMRGRLPTHQGNGMVLAETGGVETVTLTSNQLPAHTHAAVASSNNALQAAPQNTVLAQPTVISLYRIGEAGASMAPAIGPVGGSQPHTNFQPYLCVNFIISLYGIFPSPT; this is encoded by the coding sequence ATGGCTCAACCGTACGTCGGAGAAGTTCGCATGTTCGCGGGGAATTTTGCCCCGGCTGGCTGGATGTTCTGCGAGGGGCAGCTGGTGCCCATCTCGGAGAATGAAACGCTCTTTCAACTGATCGGCACCACCTACGGCGGGGACGGCCAGGAGACGTTCGCGCTGCCCGACATGCGCGGCCGTCTGCCCACGCATCAGGGCAACGGGATGGTCCTGGCCGAGACGGGCGGCGTGGAAACAGTCACGCTGACCTCAAACCAACTGCCCGCACATACGCACGCGGCGGTGGCCTCCAGCAACAACGCCCTTCAGGCGGCCCCGCAGAACACCGTGCTCGCCCAGCCCACCGTGATCAGCCTGTACCGCATCGGCGAGGCCGGGGCCAGTATGGCGCCCGCCATCGGGCCCGTGGGCGGCAGTCAGCCCCACACCAACTTCCAGCCTTACCTGTGCGTGAACTTCATCATCTCCCTGTACGGCATCTTCCCCAGCCCCACCTGA
- a CDS encoding DUF6916 family protein, with product MMTRISRADFEPLLGQDFQVQTPGQPVQGWTLVEVTGSPSGAEAFDLLFTGPLHSPLGQGVVRLTGPNLSPLDLFAVPLGPDGQGMQYQIIFT from the coding sequence ATGATGACCCGGATCTCACGCGCTGACTTCGAACCTCTGCTGGGGCAGGACTTTCAGGTGCAGACGCCGGGCCAGCCGGTGCAGGGCTGGACGCTGGTCGAGGTGACGGGCAGCCCATCCGGCGCAGAGGCCTTCGACCTGCTGTTCACCGGGCCGCTGCATTCGCCCCTGGGGCAGGGCGTCGTCCGCCTGACTGGGCCGAACCTGTCCCCACTGGACCTGTTCGCCGTGCCGCTCGGACCGGACGGCCAGGGCATGCAGTACCAGATCATCTTCACCTGA
- a CDS encoding Nif3-like dinuclear metal center hexameric protein — MSYVSLNPARGEVPRDTLVRWLNEYLNVDAFKDPSLNGLQIEGTEVVRRVAVAVDSSLKTIQHAADSGADLLITHHGLFWGQPLALSGPHRERVRTALMADLNLYAAHIPLDAHPFVGNNAMIAQALTLQNTQPFGEWAGGKIGVAGELPFEQSLQDFADRVQKLTGEICLVHGGGRSPTVHRLGVLSGSGAGSIAEAAAMGLDTLLTGEPEHKHFHDAFEYGVNVVYAGHYETEVFGVRALAARLEDEFGLAWQFLHHPTGL, encoded by the coding sequence ATGTCGTATGTGTCCCTGAACCCTGCGCGCGGCGAGGTGCCGCGAGACACCCTGGTCCGCTGGCTGAACGAATACCTGAACGTGGACGCCTTCAAGGACCCCAGCCTGAACGGCCTGCAGATCGAAGGCACCGAGGTGGTCCGCCGCGTCGCCGTGGCGGTGGACAGCAGCCTCAAGACCATTCAGCACGCCGCTGACAGCGGCGCGGACCTGCTCATCACCCACCACGGGCTGTTCTGGGGTCAGCCGCTGGCCCTGAGCGGCCCGCACCGCGAGCGGGTCCGCACGGCCCTCATGGCCGACCTGAACCTGTACGCCGCCCACATCCCCCTGGACGCGCACCCGTTCGTGGGGAACAACGCCATGATCGCGCAGGCCCTGACGCTCCAGAACACCCAGCCGTTCGGTGAATGGGCCGGCGGCAAGATCGGCGTCGCCGGAGAGCTGCCCTTCGAGCAGTCCCTGCAGGACTTCGCGGACCGCGTGCAGAAACTCACGGGCGAGATCTGCCTCGTGCACGGGGGCGGGCGCTCCCCGACCGTGCATCGCCTGGGCGTCCTGAGCGGCAGTGGCGCGGGCAGCATCGCCGAGGCCGCCGCGATGGGCCTGGACACCCTGCTGACCGGCGAGCCCGAGCACAAGCACTTCCACGACGCGTTCGAGTACGGCGTGAACGTCGTCTACGCCGGTCACTACGAGACCGAGGTGTTCGGCGTGCGCGCCCTGGCCGCCCGCCTTGAAGACGAGTTCGGACTGGCGTGGCAGTTCCTGCACCACCCCACCGGCCTGTGA